Proteins encoded within one genomic window of Pygocentrus nattereri isolate fPygNat1 chromosome 7, fPygNat1.pri, whole genome shotgun sequence:
- the si:ch73-62b13.1 gene encoding carbohydrate sulfotransferase 1 translates to MECSWKTVLLLVCASLGLQYTAIRSLQDLFPGPCQDSGHCQGRVGKNHRWKFSCDDNFVPAERSSASARKHILLFAQTRSGSSFTGQLFNQHPEIFYVFEPLYHVQQTFTNSSSRLRRVLDSRALLGAYRDLLLNLYTCDLTFLENYIRPEPQDHVTASFFRRSSSHALCSPPVCQEGGGEIQAGQPDETWCPKKCRTLNLTLASMACQARSHIAIKTVRIPQVGDLRTLSEDPRLDLRIVHLVRDPRAILASRMTAFADQFRAWKIWNATDRQPRYVDLSQITRTCRDMEYSVETGLQRPAWLRRRYLLVRYEDLALNPEDKAKEIYRFLGLNIGSRVLTWISQNTNATAPSSTEWNYKYSTSRDSKATAHNWRQRLGFDIVKTVQTLCNTTFALLGYKLVQSEAELRDLTNSLVEPRTF, encoded by the exons ATGGAGTGCTCGTGGAAGACAGTGCTGCTGTTGGTGTGCGCCTCTCTGGGGTTGCAGTACACTGCCATACGCTCCCTTCAGGACTTGTTCCCGGGGCCCTGCCAGGACTCTGGACACTGCCAGGGACGCGTGGGTAAAA ATCACAGATGGAAATTCTCTTGCGACGACAACTTTGTACCCGCAGAGCGTAGCAGTGCCTCTGCTCGGAAGCACATCCTTCTTTTTGCACAAACTCGCAGTGGCTCCTCCTTTACTGGCCAGCTGTTTAACCAACACCCTGAGATCTTCTACGTGTTTGAGCCATTGTACCATGTCCAGCAGACCTTCACCAACTCTAGCAGCCGTCTCCGGAGAGTCCTGGACAGCCGGGCTCTGTTGGGAGCCTACAGGGACCTTCTCCTCAACCTCTACACCTGCGACCTCACCTTCCTGGAGAACTACATCCGGCCTGAGCCGCAGGATCACGTGACGGCTTCCTTCTTCCGCCGGAGCTCCAGTCATGCTCTGTGCTCACCACCTGTCTGCCAAGAGGGTGGAGGGGAGATTCAGGCAGGGCAGCCAGATGAAACCTGGTGTCCCAAAAAATGCCGGACCTTAAACCTCACCTTGGCCTCGATGGCTTGCCAGGCTCGAAGCCACATTGCAATAAAGACGGTGCGGATACCTCAGGTCGGAGATCTACGCACCCTGTCAGAGGACCCACGTCTGGATTTGAGGATTGTCCACCTGGTAAGAGACCCCAGGGCCATCTTGGCCTCACGCATGACTGCCTTCGCTGATCAATTCAGGGCCTGGAAGATCTGGAACGCCACAGACCGGCAGCCACGTTATGTGGACTTGTCGCAGATCACCAGAACATGCCGAGACATGGAGTATTCTGTGGAGACCGGTCTGCAGAGACCAGCATGGCTGAGGAGACGTTATCTGCTGGTACGCTACGAGGACCTGGCTTTAAATCCTGAAGACAAGGCCAAAGAAATCTACAGATTCCTCGGCTTAAATATAGGCAGTAGAGTTCTCACATGGATTTCTCAAAACACTAATGCCACTGCCCCATCCTCCACTGAGTGGAATTACAAGTACTCCACCAGTAGAGACTCTAAAGCTACAGCCCACAACTGGAGACAGCGCCTGGGCTTTGACATTGTTAAAACAGTGCAGACTTTAtgtaacactacctttgccttaTTGGGCTACAAGCTGGTACAGTCTGAGGCGGAGCTGAGAGACCTGACAAACAGTTTAGTAGAACCCAGAACATTTTAG